The Cellvibrio polysaccharolyticus genomic interval CACCTTTAAAAATCCGGCCTGGAAGGCATCATCGCGTTGCAATACCGGGAGTTTTTATTATTCGTTTCCTCTTGCCACCTCGTATTACGGGTTCTGGTAACGCCCTTCACAAAAGGCTTCGCCGGGCTTGCAACGGCATTGGCTTTCCGGCAGGATGGCGCCTCAAATCGATTGTTCAGGCGACAGCTATGCTGTTGGCCTGGTCTGCTTGACGCATTGTCTTTTCAATTTTCAATCAGGCTTGATCGATTCAGTTTCAAGCTGTTATCAACAAGGCCGGGGCAACAGCCCGCAGCCGACTCATACGCCAACAACTTGCACAGGTGCGTGCAGTAGACAGTTGGCTCGGTGACATGGATATCCGCACGATCGTGCATTCCCTTCCGGGGCTAAATTTTTCATCCTTCTATATCCCGAGACATGATTTCCATGCTGAAAAAGTCCCTGCGCGCGCAGATCCTTTCCTTGCTGGGCGGTAGCCTTGCGCTCATTTTAATTACCGCTCTGGCGTGTTTCAGTTTTCTTTCAGGCGGCATTCAGGCTTATCGCGGTTTGCTGGACGGGCCGATGCATAACTCGCGGCTGATTGACGTGGCCAACCTTGAATTTAAAGTGCAGGTGCAAGAGTGGAAGAATGTGTTGGTGCGAGGTCATGAGCAAGAAAATCTTGACCGTTACTGGAACCAGTTTGAAGCGCAGGAACGCAAAGTGCAGATCGTGCTCGATGAGCTGGCCGCGGATCCAACGTTGAAAGATCAGGTTGAGCGGCTGCGCAACGAACACCGCACGCTCGGTAATAATTACCGTACCGGACGCGATGCGTTTCTTGCCGCCGGCGCCAATGCCCAGGCGGGTGATGATGCGGTTCGCGGTATAGACCGCGCGGTCAGCGAGCAGATGACCGCGCTGGTTGAGCAATTGCACCAGCAGAGCCAGCAGCAGTCTGTAGAAATTAATGCGGTTGCGCAGCGTACTTTGCTGGTAGGCACCTTATTAATATTGGGCGCTGCCCTGGTTATTGGCCTGTTCAGTTTGTGGCTGGTCAATCGCCGTTTGATTGTGCCTATCCGTCACTTGATTGATCACATTGATCAACTCAGCCACGGACAATTCAGCAAGCGCGTAGAAAGCGACCGTCAGGACGAGCTGGGTTTGCTGGCCCGCGCCGCCAATACCTTGCGCGATTTTCTTGCTGATACCACCGAGCGTTTGCACAGCAGCACCCGTAACCTGGATAACGCCAGCGGTGAATTGAATGCAATTGCCTCACGCATGACCGAAGGCGTTAATGAGCAATTCCACCGCACCGATCAGGTCGCCACCGCCATGCATGAAATGTCGGCAACCGCGCAGGAAGTTGCGCGTCATGCTGCCGATGCAGCGCGCGCCGCTAACGATGCCGATGACTCTGCGCATCAGGGGGGGCTGGTGATGCAGTCGACCATTGCGACCATTACCGATATCCGTGGCGAGATAGCCAGCACCGCCGACGTGATTCATCAGCTGGAGGCCGATAGCGGGCGAATTGGCAAGGTGCTGGAGGTGATTCGCGGTATTGCCGAGCAGACCAATTTACTGGCGCTTAACGCGGCTATCGAAGCCGCACGCGCCGGTGAACAGGGGCGCGGTTTTGCGGTGGTGGCTGACGAAGTGCGCCACCTGGCAAAACGAACAGCTGAGTCTACTGCCGAGATCAACCAGATCATCGCCACCGTACAGACCGGCGCACTCGATGCCGTGCGCGCTATCGAAAGCGGCCAGCAACGTAGCGAGCAGGGCGTTACGCAGGTGACCGAGGCGGGTGACATGCTGAAGCGCATTACTGGCGCGGTGGAAGCTATCCGCGATATGAACCAGCAAATTGCCACTGCCGCTGAAGAACAAACACTGGTTGCGGAGGATATTTCCCGCAACCTGACCGAGTTGAGCACCATCGCCAGCGCCAACCAGGAAAACGTCGAACGCACCCGCGGCGCCAGCCAGAATCTGCACACGCTTTCCGGCGAACTCGGCGAAGTAACCCGCCGCCTCGGTTCCTGATCCATCCCCGCTGACCGGTGCATCACGCGCCGGTCATTCAATGCCCCGCACAATATTTTTCCTGGTGTTTTGACAGATGCTCGTCACCGTATTAGGGTATGCGACTGCTGTTGCTTCCGGCTTGTTTTTGGTTGCCAGGCTGGTCTATAACGATGAGGATCGTTTTTTTAAAATGCTATGAATTTTTGGAATTTTTCAGAAGTCAGGTATCAGGGACGTTGCAATGAAAAAAATAGTATTTTTTATTTCTGTTGTTACTGCATTTTTTATTCTTTGGATTTATCAAAAAAGCTTCACGGATAATACGCCTGTAGCTACCCCCAATAACCACTCTCTGTCTGCAACAAAAGGCAG includes:
- a CDS encoding methyl-accepting chemotaxis protein, which encodes MLKKSLRAQILSLLGGSLALILITALACFSFLSGGIQAYRGLLDGPMHNSRLIDVANLEFKVQVQEWKNVLVRGHEQENLDRYWNQFEAQERKVQIVLDELAADPTLKDQVERLRNEHRTLGNNYRTGRDAFLAAGANAQAGDDAVRGIDRAVSEQMTALVEQLHQQSQQQSVEINAVAQRTLLVGTLLILGAALVIGLFSLWLVNRRLIVPIRHLIDHIDQLSHGQFSKRVESDRQDELGLLARAANTLRDFLADTTERLHSSTRNLDNASGELNAIASRMTEGVNEQFHRTDQVATAMHEMSATAQEVARHAADAARAANDADDSAHQGGLVMQSTIATITDIRGEIASTADVIHQLEADSGRIGKVLEVIRGIAEQTNLLALNAAIEAARAGEQGRGFAVVADEVRHLAKRTAESTAEINQIIATVQTGALDAVRAIESGQQRSEQGVTQVTEAGDMLKRITGAVEAIRDMNQQIATAAEEQTLVAEDISRNLTELSTIASANQENVERTRGASQNLHTLSGELGEVTRRLGS